A part of Desulfomicrobium baculatum DSM 4028 genomic DNA contains:
- the gcvPB gene encoding aminomethyl-transferring glycine dehydrogenase subunit GcvPB, producing the protein MKTIFQDSAKGRAGVWPKEPRGNTEGDIPAHLLRGSAPKLPELSEIDVIRHFTRLSRLNYSVDSNFYPLGSCTMKYNPKFTEAVAAQPGFTSVHPLIPQLKGAGHMTQGALEVLYETEQLLAEITGMSAFTLQPMAGAHGELTGVMLMAAYHNDKGNKKTKIIVPDSAHGTNPASAAIAGYDVVSIESKNGMIDPDELEKVLDDEVAGLMMTCPNTLGLFECGLERIVKLVHGVDGLLYYDGANLNAIMGKMRVGDVGFDVVHLNLHKTFATPHGGGGPGSGPVGVSQRLVDYLPVSRVVKLEDGQYYLNYDYPKSIGYIAPFYGNFGVILKAYAYILRLGREGIVRASENAVLAANYMRKRLEDVLEIPHDRICMHEFVASAAKQAEKGVRALDLAKALLDKGHYAPTIYFPLIVKECLMFEPTETESKETLDGFVDDLIEILGRVDTDAASIQNAPITTPVERLDEVRAARSMELVDDAGL; encoded by the coding sequence GTGAAAACCATTTTCCAAGATTCAGCCAAAGGCCGCGCCGGCGTGTGGCCCAAAGAGCCAAGGGGCAACACGGAAGGCGACATCCCCGCGCACCTGCTGCGCGGCAGTGCCCCGAAACTCCCGGAGCTGTCCGAAATCGACGTCATCCGTCATTTCACCAGGCTTTCGCGCCTCAATTACAGCGTGGACAGCAATTTCTATCCCCTCGGGTCGTGCACCATGAAGTACAACCCGAAATTCACCGAGGCCGTGGCCGCCCAGCCCGGATTCACCTCCGTGCACCCGCTCATCCCGCAGCTTAAAGGGGCCGGGCATATGACCCAGGGCGCCCTTGAAGTGCTGTACGAGACCGAGCAGCTGCTGGCCGAGATCACCGGCATGAGCGCCTTCACCCTGCAGCCCATGGCCGGCGCCCACGGCGAACTGACGGGCGTCATGCTCATGGCCGCCTACCACAACGACAAGGGCAACAAAAAGACCAAGATCATCGTGCCCGACTCCGCCCACGGCACCAATCCGGCCTCGGCGGCCATCGCCGGATACGACGTCGTGTCCATTGAATCCAAAAACGGGATGATCGATCCCGACGAACTGGAAAAGGTGCTGGACGACGAGGTGGCGGGCCTGATGATGACCTGCCCCAACACCCTGGGGCTGTTCGAGTGCGGCCTTGAACGCATCGTCAAGCTGGTCCACGGCGTGGACGGACTGCTGTATTACGACGGCGCGAACCTGAACGCCATCATGGGCAAGATGCGTGTCGGCGACGTGGGCTTCGACGTCGTGCACCTGAACCTGCACAAGACCTTCGCCACCCCTCACGGCGGAGGCGGGCCCGGCTCCGGTCCGGTGGGCGTGAGTCAGCGTCTGGTGGACTATCTGCCCGTTTCGCGCGTGGTCAAACTTGAGGACGGCCAGTACTACCTCAACTACGACTACCCCAAATCCATCGGCTACATCGCGCCCTTCTACGGCAACTTCGGGGTCATCCTGAAAGCCTATGCCTACATACTGCGCCTAGGGCGCGAAGGCATCGTGCGCGCCTCGGAAAACGCGGTTCTGGCCGCCAACTACATGCGCAAGCGCCTGGAAGATGTCCTTGAAATCCCCCACGACCGCATCTGCATGCACGAGTTCGTCGCCTCGGCCGCGAAACAGGCCGAAAAGGGCGTACGCGCCCTGGATCTGGCCAAGGCATTGCTGGACAAGGGACACTACGCACCGACCATCTACTTCCCGCTCATCGTCAAGGAATGCCTGATGTTCGAGCCCACGGAGACGGAAAGCAAGGAAACCCTGGACGGATTCGTCGATGATCTGATCGAAATACTTGGCCGTGTCGATACCGATGCAGCATCGATTCAAAATGCGCCCATAACCACACCAGTAGAACGCCTCGACGAGGTTCGCGCAGCCAGAAGCATGGAGCTTGTGGACGACGCCGGACTCTGA
- the gcvPA gene encoding aminomethyl-transferring glycine dehydrogenase subunit GcvPA, which translates to MPFIPHTPAEQSEMLATVGVDSIEALFEDIPKKFRAAELNLPEGLSEMDVRQKLEKTAAKNHTDLTSFLGAGFYDHYIPSAVDALCSRGEFYTAYTPYQAEASQGMLQAIFEYQTAVARLLDLQYANASLYDGGTALYEAIMMAVRQNKRTRIVISESVNPIYRVMLDSYTSNLKLDLVTIPHRNCETDVDALLAALNDDTAAVIVQNPNFFGTIQDFTALFTKAHEHKIVSIISTYPIMQSVLKTPGEMGADIAVAEGQSLGLPLSFGGPYLGIMACNKQLIRQMPGRIVGRTVDKSGKTGFVLTLQAREQHIRREKATSNICSNQALCALRALMYMSLLGPQGLKKTAQTGIERAHYAANRLERLPGVRVLNQPFGNEFTVKLPVRAYEVIDKLLDYKFVPGFPLGRYYQGMDNHLLVACTEKTTKQCIGILAELIGGAL; encoded by the coding sequence ATGCCCTTCATACCGCATACCCCTGCCGAACAGAGCGAAATGCTGGCCACCGTCGGCGTGGACAGCATCGAGGCCCTGTTCGAAGACATTCCGAAAAAATTCCGGGCCGCCGAACTGAACCTGCCCGAGGGTTTGAGCGAAATGGACGTCCGCCAGAAGCTCGAAAAGACGGCGGCCAAAAACCACACGGACCTGACCTCGTTCCTGGGGGCCGGATTCTACGATCACTACATTCCGAGCGCCGTGGACGCGCTCTGCAGCCGGGGCGAGTTCTACACCGCCTACACCCCCTATCAGGCCGAAGCCTCCCAGGGCATGCTGCAGGCCATCTTCGAATACCAGACCGCCGTGGCGCGCCTCCTGGACCTGCAGTACGCCAACGCCTCCCTCTATGACGGGGGCACGGCGCTCTACGAAGCGATCATGATGGCCGTTCGCCAGAACAAGCGCACGCGCATCGTCATCTCCGAGAGCGTCAACCCCATCTACCGGGTCATGCTCGACAGCTACACCTCAAACCTGAAGCTCGATCTGGTGACCATCCCCCACCGGAACTGCGAAACGGACGTGGACGCCCTGCTTGCAGCCCTGAACGACGACACGGCCGCGGTCATTGTCCAGAACCCCAACTTCTTCGGCACGATCCAGGATTTCACGGCCCTGTTCACCAAGGCCCACGAGCACAAGATCGTCTCCATCATCTCGACCTACCCGATCATGCAGTCCGTGCTCAAGACTCCGGGCGAAATGGGCGCGGACATCGCCGTGGCCGAAGGACAAAGCCTGGGACTGCCCTTAAGTTTCGGAGGCCCGTACCTCGGCATCATGGCCTGCAACAAGCAGCTTATCCGCCAGATGCCCGGCCGCATTGTCGGACGCACCGTGGACAAGAGCGGCAAGACCGGCTTTGTGCTGACCCTGCAGGCCCGGGAGCAGCATATCCGCCGCGAAAAGGCCACCTCCAACATCTGCTCCAACCAGGCGCTGTGCGCCTTGCGGGCGCTGATGTACATGAGTCTCCTCGGCCCCCAGGGCCTGAAGAAAACCGCCCAGACCGGCATCGAGCGCGCCCATTACGCAGCGAACCGCCTGGAGCGTCTGCCCGGCGTTCGCGTCCTCAACCAGCCCTTCGGCAACGAATTCACGGTCAAACTGCCCGTGCGGGCTTACGAGGTCATCGACAAGCTCCTGGACTACAAGTTCGTGCCCGGCTTTCCCCTGGGTCGCTATTACCAGGGCATGGACAACCACCTCCTGGTGGCCTGCACCGAAAAAACCACGAAGCAGTGTATCGGCATCCTGGCCGAGTTGATTGGAGGTGCCCTGTGA
- the gcvH gene encoding glycine cleavage system protein GcvH codes for MNPKELLYAKSHEWVKIEGDEAVVGISHFAQEQLGDLTFVELPQPGDQAEAGAEIGTVESVKAASEIYSPVSGEVTAVNTELENAPELVNKDAFGTGWLFKVRLSAAPEGLLDADAYAALCAAEAH; via the coding sequence ATGAATCCCAAGGAACTTCTATACGCAAAATCCCATGAATGGGTCAAAATCGAAGGCGACGAAGCCGTAGTCGGCATCAGCCACTTCGCGCAGGAACAGCTCGGCGACCTGACTTTCGTCGAACTTCCCCAGCCTGGCGACCAGGCCGAGGCCGGCGCCGAGATCGGAACCGTGGAATCGGTCAAGGCCGCCAGCGAGATCTACTCCCCGGTCAGCGGCGAGGTCACCGCAGTCAACACGGAACTGGAAAACGCGCCCGAACTGGTCAACAAGGACGCCTTCGGCACGGGCTGGCTGTTCAAGGTCCGGCTCTCCGCCGCGCCCGAAGGACTGCTCGACGCCGACGCCTACGCGGCCCTGTGCGCCGCCGAAGCGCACTAA
- a CDS encoding TVP38/TMEM64 family protein, whose amino-acid sequence MNFSDPGQRRVIIKTLLVVVFVVLLAAILLYFDVQQLFRDALAWISGLGVLGPVIFVGLYILACVLLLPGAILTLGAGAIFGFLQGAIAASVGATLGATCAFLVGRYLARDWVARRIAGSARFRAVDEAVAKEGWKIVFLTRLSPVFPFNILNYAFGLTRVGLRDYFFASWLGMIPGMFLYVYLGSLAGDLAGLGTGNRERTMGEWVMYGVGLLATVAVTVFITRLARAALAKRIPAPGPQS is encoded by the coding sequence ATGAATTTTTCCGACCCGGGTCAACGACGCGTCATCATCAAGACTCTCCTCGTGGTGGTCTTTGTTGTCCTGCTGGCGGCGATTCTTCTTTATTTTGACGTGCAGCAGCTCTTCCGTGACGCGCTGGCCTGGATTTCGGGCCTCGGCGTCCTGGGGCCGGTCATCTTTGTCGGGCTTTACATCCTGGCCTGTGTCCTGCTGTTGCCCGGCGCGATTCTGACCCTGGGCGCGGGGGCGATCTTCGGTTTTCTTCAGGGTGCCATCGCGGCCTCCGTCGGCGCGACCCTGGGGGCGACCTGCGCGTTTCTGGTCGGGCGTTATCTGGCCAGGGATTGGGTCGCCAGGCGCATCGCGGGCAGCGCCAGATTCAGGGCCGTGGACGAGGCCGTGGCCAAGGAGGGCTGGAAGATCGTCTTTTTGACCCGGCTCTCCCCCGTGTTTCCCTTCAATATCCTCAATTACGCCTTCGGACTGACCAGGGTCGGTCTCAGGGATTATTTTTTCGCATCCTGGCTGGGCATGATTCCGGGCATGTTCCTGTACGTTTATCTGGGCTCCCTGGCCGGCGACTTGGCCGGCCTTGGCACCGGGAATCGCGAACGCACCATGGGCGAATGGGTCATGTACGGGGTGGGCCTGCTGGCGACCGTCGCCGTGACCGTGTTCATCACCCGCCTTGCCAGGGCGGCCCTGGCCAAGCGCATTCCAGCACCAGGGCCGCAGTCGTGA
- a CDS encoding response regulator produces MDRKTVLVIDDEEHVRMLYAEELRAQGYAVVLSDGGEDPLALVEEHKPDLIILDIKLESRSGLDVLQIVRCKHARLPIILCTAYDSFRLDLKSIAADAYVVKSYDSSELMRKVEELI; encoded by the coding sequence ATGGATCGAAAGACTGTTCTGGTGATTGACGACGAAGAACATGTGCGCATGCTCTATGCCGAGGAGCTTCGCGCCCAGGGCTATGCCGTGGTTCTTTCGGACGGGGGGGAGGATCCGCTGGCTCTGGTGGAGGAACACAAGCCCGATCTGATCATCCTGGATATCAAGCTGGAAAGCAGGTCGGGGCTGGATGTTCTGCAGATCGTGCGTTGCAAGCATGCCAGGCTGCCCATTATCCTCTGCACCGCCTACGACAGCTTCCGTCTCGACCTCAAATCCATCGCCGCCGACGCCTACGTGGTCAAATCCTATGACAGCTCGGAACTGATGCGCAAGGTTGAGGAGCTCATCTAG
- a CDS encoding phosphotransferase enzyme family protein has product MVNPPSPKPALHPSNELLRDILNCWGLTFEAIHPRISIQGSPERCLYRVVVDAGGSRHFLEELDSRTLPRKRLIAARIAHLEAKALPVAAPQTGLDGSFTQRVGSRNWQLTPFLEGIELNPEGSWRDAWRGKALALFLRDLRQASQNMAVHEDVFDLHGYVRKIVNDARRLHPNVCAELTPVFSLIERKLESCASLPVAFCHGDPHPLNMIWGTDRILGAIDWEFCGPKCVLHDMALILGCVGSEDENALSGPFITAFLKTLRGCGLLDSRLETHLPTWTLALRVAWLAEWLRRGDTEMTQFEVFYMRTLENRFFGRDKAF; this is encoded by the coding sequence ATGGTGAACCCCCCTTCCCCTAAGCCCGCCCTGCATCCATCTAACGAACTACTGCGCGACATTTTGAACTGCTGGGGCCTGACTTTCGAAGCCATTCATCCCCGCATTTCCATCCAGGGCAGCCCCGAGCGCTGCCTGTACAGAGTGGTAGTGGACGCCGGCGGCTCGCGCCATTTCCTGGAAGAACTCGATTCCCGAACCTTGCCACGCAAAAGGCTGATCGCCGCTCGCATCGCTCATCTGGAAGCCAAGGCATTGCCCGTGGCTGCGCCTCAGACCGGACTTGACGGGAGTTTCACGCAACGTGTCGGCAGCCGGAACTGGCAGCTGACGCCTTTTCTGGAGGGGATTGAACTCAACCCAGAGGGCTCATGGCGGGATGCATGGCGCGGCAAGGCCCTGGCTCTGTTTCTGCGTGATCTGCGGCAGGCGAGCCAGAATATGGCCGTGCATGAAGACGTCTTTGACCTGCACGGCTATGTCCGAAAAATCGTGAATGACGCCAGAAGGCTGCATCCGAACGTCTGCGCGGAGCTTACCCCCGTCTTTTCTCTCATCGAGCGAAAGCTTGAGTCCTGCGCCAGTCTGCCTGTGGCTTTCTGTCACGGCGATCCCCACCCTCTGAACATGATCTGGGGCACGGACCGCATCCTGGGCGCCATCGACTGGGAATTCTGCGGACCCAAATGCGTCCTGCACGACATGGCCCTGATCCTGGGCTGCGTAGGCAGCGAAGACGAAAACGCCCTGAGCGGCCCCTTCATCACTGCCTTTCTGAAGACCCTGCGCGGCTGCGGCCTGCTGGACAGCAGGCTGGAAACGCACCTGCCGACCTGGACTCTGGCCCTGCGCGTGGCCTGGTTGGCGGAATGGTTGCGGCGAGGCGATACAGAGATGACCCAGTTCGAGGTCTTCTATATGAGGACCCTGGAAAATCGGTTCTTCGGGCGAGACAAGGCGTTCTGA
- a CDS encoding type II toxin-antitoxin system RelE/ParE family toxin, with the protein MKFRFHPLARAELVHAVEHYEECEPGLGLAFTEEVHAAVIRLTRNPEAWSPFTTRTRRCFIKRFPFSIIYHIKFGYLEIVAVANSHRRPGYWIDRLSENKAPYETEPSGTTGRKTFTSRNEAGQP; encoded by the coding sequence ATGAAGTTCAGGTTCCATCCCCTGGCTCGCGCCGAACTGGTACACGCGGTCGAACACTATGAAGAATGCGAACCTGGTCTGGGCCTTGCCTTCACGGAAGAAGTCCACGCCGCCGTAATCCGCCTGACAAGAAATCCCGAAGCCTGGAGTCCCTTTACGACACGAACACGTCGTTGTTTCATAAAGCGGTTTCCATTTTCGATCATTTACCACATAAAATTCGGGTATCTTGAAATCGTGGCGGTGGCTAATTCGCACCGACGGCCCGGGTATTGGATCGATCGACTCAGCGAAAACAAAGCTCCTTACGAAACCGAGCCATCCGGGACAACAGGAAGAAAAACCTTCACGTCCCGCAATGAAGCAGGGCAACCTTGA
- a CDS encoding addiction module protein, whose protein sequence is MTATTKLTEQLLSLPCEDRIRIVEKLLESLNAPADEEIEQAWAVEAERRIDELNSGTVRTIPGEEVFADIRQRLGR, encoded by the coding sequence ATGACAGCTACGACAAAACTGACGGAACAACTCCTGTCCCTGCCTTGCGAAGACCGGATTCGTATTGTGGAAAAACTCCTTGAAAGTCTCAACGCACCCGCCGATGAAGAAATTGAGCAGGCCTGGGCGGTCGAAGCGGAGCGTCGCATCGATGAACTGAATTCAGGCACGGTGCGCACCATCCCCGGCGAAGAGGTTTTTGCCGACATTCGACAGCGTCTTGGCCGATGA
- the uraA gene encoding uracil permease yields the protein MSRRIIQVDEKVPLLQGFPLSLQHLFAMFGASVLVPTLFKIDPAIVLLMNGIGTLIYLFICKGKAPAFLGSSFAFLSPVFVVLGADQALWGGNYSYALGGFIASGLIFCTVALIIGRFGSDWIKVVLPPATMGPIVALIGLELAGVATGMAGIMPDDSGAYNTDAIIVSMVTLLVVAFGSIVFRGFMAVIPVLVGIIVGYLVAIGMGMVDFATITTAPIVSFPTVYLPKFDINMILVIIPASLVVISEHIGHLVVTGNIIGRDLVKDPGLHRSLLGDGIATTLSGFMGSVPVTTYGENIGVMAITRVYSVWVIGGAAIISICLAFVGKLSAFIQSIPTPVMGGICILLFGVIAASGIRMLVEAKVDYSKPANLILTAVVLIVGLSGTALHIGTVQLKGMALGTVVGMLLSMIFHLLEHLGLTNQPADYEEPVL from the coding sequence ATGAGCAGAAGAATCATTCAAGTCGATGAAAAGGTACCATTACTTCAGGGATTTCCCTTGAGCCTGCAACATCTGTTCGCCATGTTCGGCGCGTCGGTGCTGGTGCCGACCCTGTTCAAGATCGATCCGGCCATCGTGCTGCTCATGAACGGCATCGGAACGCTCATCTACCTCTTCATCTGCAAGGGCAAAGCGCCCGCATTCCTGGGTTCGAGCTTCGCGTTTCTCTCTCCGGTCTTCGTCGTGCTCGGCGCTGACCAGGCCCTGTGGGGAGGCAACTACTCCTACGCGCTGGGCGGCTTCATCGCCTCGGGCCTCATCTTCTGCACCGTGGCCCTCATCATTGGCCGCTTCGGCTCCGACTGGATCAAAGTCGTGCTGCCGCCAGCCACCATGGGCCCCATCGTCGCCCTGATCGGCCTGGAACTGGCCGGCGTGGCCACGGGCATGGCCGGCATCATGCCGGACGATTCCGGGGCCTATAATACCGACGCCATTATCGTCTCCATGGTCACCCTGCTGGTCGTCGCCTTCGGGTCCATTGTCTTTCGGGGCTTCATGGCCGTCATCCCGGTCCTGGTCGGCATCATCGTCGGCTACCTGGTGGCCATCGGCATGGGCATGGTCGACTTCGCGACCATCACCACTGCTCCGATCGTCTCCTTTCCCACGGTGTACCTGCCCAAGTTCGACATCAACATGATCCTGGTCATCATCCCGGCCTCTCTGGTGGTCATCTCCGAGCACATCGGACACCTGGTCGTCACCGGAAACATCATCGGCCGCGATCTGGTCAAGGATCCCGGACTGCACCGCTCGCTGCTGGGCGACGGCATCGCCACCACACTCTCGGGCTTCATGGGCTCCGTGCCGGTGACCACGTACGGCGAAAACATCGGCGTCATGGCCATCACCCGCGTCTATTCCGTGTGGGTCATCGGCGGCGCGGCGATCATCTCCATTTGCCTGGCCTTTGTCGGCAAGCTCTCGGCCTTTATCCAGTCCATACCCACCCCGGTCATGGGCGGCATCTGCATCCTGCTCTTCGGCGTCATCGCCGCCTCGGGCATCCGCATGCTGGTCGAAGCCAAGGTCGACTACTCCAAGCCCGCCAACCTGATCCTGACCGCCGTGGTCCTCATCGTAGGCCTGAGCGGCACGGCTCTGCACATCGGCACGGTACAGCTCAAGGGCATGGCCCTGGGCACGGTGGTGGGCATGCTCTTGTCCATGATCTTCCATCTTCTGGAGCACCTCGGCCTGACCAATCAGCCGGCGGACTATGAGGAACCCGTTTTATAA